The following is a genomic window from Bosea sp. RAC05.
CGCCGGCCTGCCCTTCATCTTCGTGCCAGCCGGTCCCATGCTGCGCGGCAACTGGGCCGGCAAGGTGCTGGGTTCCGGCGCCGATGTCTGGAAGTACTGGGCCGAGAAGGAAGCCGGCAACATCACCGACGACCAGTGGAAGGACATGGAAAGCGGCATCGCCCGCTCCCATGGCACCTGCATGGTGATGGGCACCGCCGCGACCATGATGAGCCATGCCGAGGTGCTGGGGCTGACCCTGCCCGGCGCCTCCGCCATCCCCGCAGCGGATGCCGCCCATCCCCGCATGGCCGCGGCGTCCGGCAAGCGCATCGTCGAGATGGTCTGGGAGGATCTGACGCCCGACCGCATCCTCACCCGCAAGAGCTTCGAGAATGCGCTGACCGTGCATATGGCCGTCGCCGGCTCGACCAACGCCATCATCCACCTGATCGCGATGGCCGGCCGCGCCGGCGTGTCGCTGACGCCGGATGATTTCGACGCCTTCTCGCGCAGAGTGCCGGTGATCGCGAACCTGCGGCCGTCCGGCGAATTCCTGATGGAGGATTTCTTCTATGCCGGCGGCCTCCCGGCCCTGCTGAAGCAGCTCGAGAGCAAGCTCCACACCGACGCCATGACCGTCACCGGCAAGCCGATCTCGGAGACCATCGCGCTCGCGACCGTCTATGACGACAACGTCATCCGCCCGCTCGACAATGCGGTGACGACCGCCAACGGTCTCGCCGTGCTGAAAGGCAACATCGCCCCCGATGGCTGCGTCATCAAGCCCTCCGCCGCCGAGCCGCGCCTGCTGAAGCATTCAGGCCCCGCGCTGGTTTTCGAGGACTACGACGCGATGATGAAGGCCGTGAACGACGAGAGCCTCGACGTCACCGCCGACCATATCATGGTGCTGAAGAACTGCGGTCCGGTCGGTGGGCCCGGCATGCCCGAATGGGGCATGATGCCGATCCCCAAAAAGCTTTTGAAGCAGGGCGTGCGCGACATGCTGCGCATCTCGGATGCCCGCATGTCCGGCACCAGCTACGGCGCCTGTGTGCTGCATGTCGCCCCTGAAGCCTATATCCGCGGGCCGCTCGCCGCCGTGAAGACCGGCGACGTCATCAGCGTCGATGTCGAGGCCCGCACCATCTCGGTCGCCCTGACCGACGCCGAAATCACCGAGCGCCTCGCCGCCTGGACGCCGCCCGACCGCGACTACCCCCGCGGCTGGGGCAAGATGTCGGCCGCCCACATCCGCCAGGCCGACAAGGGCTGCGACTTCGACTACCTCGAGGGCACGGCGAAGATTCCCGAGCCGGAGATTCACTGAAAGCCGTCATCAGCCTGTCAACGCCGCTGACCAGTTTGCCGCTCCCGTGAGGAGGGGAAGCCATGGTCACGCGTCGTCATCTGCTCGCCGGCGGCATCGCCGCCCCGGCCCTGTTGCCTCGGCTGGTCCGGGCGCAGAGCGACACACGGCCGGTCCTGCGCGTCGCCGTGCAGGCTCTGCCGCCGACGCTGGAGCCGCTCGAGTCGATCTCGAATGTCGGCTTGCGGGTCTCCTACAACGTCTTCGACACGCTCTGGCGCCGCGACTTCCTGGGTGAGGCGGCCGAGGGCGGGCAGAAGCTACTGCCGCATCTCGCCACCGCGCTGCGCCAGCGCGACCCGCTGACCTGGGCGGTCAAGCTTCGTCCGGGCGTGCGGATGCATGACGAGACCGTGCTGAGCGCCGACGACGTGCTCTCCACCTTCTCGCCGGAGCGCATGTACGGGGCTCAGGTTCAACATCATGAGGGACGCGTCAATTTCGGCCATCTCGCGTCGGTCGAGGCGGAATCGCGCGACACCGTCATCCTGCGGACCAAAACGCCCGATGTGGTGATGCCGCAGCGCCTGGCCGCCTATGGCGGCTGGATCCATTCGGCCAAGGCCTATGGCGAGCAGGGCATCGCCGGCCTGCGTCAGAAGCCGGTCGGCAGCGGGCCCTACCGCGTCGCCTCGTTCCAGCGCGATCAGCGCGCCGTTCTCGAAAGCCATGACGACTACTGGATGGGGCGCCCCAAGGCCCGGCAGATCGTCTTCACGGTCGTTCCAGACGCATCGAGCCGGCTGGCCGGACTCCAGGCCGGCGACTTCGATCTGGTCACCAATCTGCTGCCCGAGCAGGCGCAGACACTCTCGGGCAACAGGACGTTCGAGGCCGTCGATGTGCCCTTGGAATTCGCCCACATCCTCTACTACGACACGCGCAACCCGGTCCTTCGGGATGCGCGTGTTCGTCAGGCGCTGAACTACGCCGTCGACTATGACACGCTCGGCCAGTCGCTCTGGGGAGCAGGCTTCAAGCGGATGGCGGCGCTCCAGACGCCGTCTTTCGGCCCGCTCTACGACGGCGAGCGCCGCGGCTTCACCCACGACCCCGAGCGGGCGCGCCAGCTGCTGCGCCAGGCGGGCTACAAGGGGGAGGAGATCGTGATCCGGATCACGCCGGGCTACTATCTGCAGATGCTGCTCGCCGTGCAGGTCATTCAGCAGATGTGGGAGGCCGTCGGCGTCAAGAGCCGCCTCGAGACGATGGAAAACCTGGCGCAGCTGGTCAATCCGGGCGCCGATGTCCGGCCGACCTCGGTCGCCTTCCGCTTTCCCGATCCGCTCGGCGGCGGGCTGCTGGTGCACCTGTCGAAGGACTATTTCCTGCAGAAATCGGGCTTCTGGCAGCCGACGACCTTCAACGCCATCAGCGATGAACTGCGCCTCGCGACCGACCCGGCCGAGCGCAGGCGGCTCTGGCTGCGTCTCATGGACGAATACGAGGCGGAAGCTCCGGCGCTGATCCTCTATCCGGTGCGCGAATACTTCGCCAAGCGCCGCAGCGTGAAATGGACGCACTACCCGCTCTATTACATGGACTTCCGCTCCTTCAACCTCGACTTCGCCTGAGGCCGGCATGACCCGCATCATCATCCTGTCCGACCCGCATCTCTCGCCGACGCACGGCTTCTTCTGGGAGAACTGGCTTCTGGTGCGCGATGCCGCCGCGCGGATCGAGGCCGCCTGCACCATCGTCAACGGCGATCTCTGCATCGACGGCCCCGACAGCGACGCCGAGATGGCATTCGCGGCAGAGGCCCTTCGCGCGTTGCCGGGTACCGTCCTGCCGCTGCCCGGCAATCACGATGTCGGCGACGAGCCCCCCGGCCAGGACGTCAGGCAGTTGATCGACGAGTCCCGCCTGGCCCGCTGGGACCGCTTCATCGGCGCCGATCGCTGGCGCCATGACCTCGACGGCTGGACCCTGCTCGGCGTCAACGCCCAGCTCTTCGGCTCGGGCCTGGCGCGCGAGACCGAGCAGACCGACTGGCTCGACGCGGCGCTCGCCGACAGCCGCGGCCAGCGCGTCGCGCTCGTCCTGCACAAGCCACTCTTCATCGAGCACGCGAATGAGGCCGATCCCACCATCGGCTCGATGGGCCTCGCGCCCCGGCGCGACCTGATGCGACGGCTGGCGGGCGCCGACACGCGGCTGATCGTCAGCGGCCATCTCCACACCCGTCGCGACCGCGTCGTCGAGGGCATCCGCCATCTCTGGGTGCCCTCCTGTGCCTTCGCCGGCAGCCATAGCTATCCGGATGATCCGGCCTGCGGCTTCCTGACGCTCGACCTCGATGGCGACACCGTGACGACCGCGGCGATCCGCCCCGAAGGACTGGTCTCGCATGACCTGGCCGCCATCAAGCAGCACGGCCGCTACAAATTCCTGCGCGAGATGCCGCCCTGCCCGCCTGAACTCGGAAGCGCGACGCAACTGGCTTTGGAGCAGGCGAGCCGCTAGCCTCTCACCGGAAAGCGAGGGCAGGACCGCCGGCGCGATGGAACCAAGCATGATTCACGCGCCGGCCAACCCGCCCTCCCTCTCCTGGCAGGACGCCTTCGAGACGCCGACGAACTCGCAGATCGAGCAGGAACGCTGGGTGCTGGCGATGTGCGGCGGAAGGCGCGGCGGGCGCTTCGCCGAGATCGGCGCCTTCGACGGCGTCCTGCACAGCAACACCTGCTTCCTCGAAGCCGACCATGGCTGGAGCGGCGTGCTGGTCGAGCCCAACCCGATTCTTTTCGCCAGGCTCGCCGCGAGCCGCAAGGCCGCCTGCCTGGAGCGGGCCGTCCATCGCGAGGGCGGCCAGTTCCTGTCCTTCGTCCCCTCACAGGAGATCGGCACACTCGCCGAATACGCCGAGTCGGACGGCTATGCCGAGCACAGGCGCCAGGCGATCAGCGAGAACGGACTGATCACCGTCGAGACCGTAACCTTCGACCAGATGGACGAAGCCGACGGACAGGCGGGCTCGGGCTTCGACTATGTCTCGCTCGACACGGAAGGCTCGGAACTCGACATCCTCAGGACGATCGACCTCTCCCGCAATGCCATCGCGCTCTTCACCATCGAGCATAACTTCGTCGAGCCGCGCCGCGAGACGATGCGTACGCTGCTGGCGGAAGCCGGCTACCAGCGGCTGAATGTCGGCTTCGACGACTGGTACTGGCATGAGGGCCATCTGCGCGCGCGCAATGGCGGGATGCTGCCGGACATCGCCGCCATCAACGCGCATGTGAAGAGCATCTATCTCGACTGAATCGGGCCCGTTCACAGCTCGGCGTCGAAGGTGATGCTGCCGAACGAGGCCTGCACGCGCCCGGCCGCCGAGGCCGTCGCCGAAGCACGCGCCTCGCGGCGCGACAGCACCGTCAAAGCCGGACTTCCGCCCGCGACATTCACCATGCCCGAAACGGCGAAGCTTGCGCTCGGCGTCGCCCGCATTCTGGCCGGCAGCGTCAGGGTCTGGCCCACCGCGCCGCCCGCGGCCTGATAGGCGTCGAGCGAAAGCGAACTCTCGGGCCGCCAGAAATAGCGGGCGCAGAGCAGCTCTTCGAGCGTCGCTGGCCGCGCGACCCAGGCGCTGGCGCGACGCCCGACCTCCAGCTTGATCCGGCGCAGCGTCACGGCAGGCCCGGCCGGCGACAGCCTGACCGAGAGCGCGCCGGTGTCGCCGACGGCCGGCGTCAGCGTCACACTGCGCCGGCCCATCCCCGCGGCAATCGAACCCGAGACGCTGCCGACGGTCACCGAGAGCGCCCCACCCGACAGCCCCTCGACCGACAGCGTCAGTGGCTGGCCGGCGAAGGACGAGAGACCCCACAGCGCCGGCTCGACCGGCTGCACGAGCGCCCCGGCACTGAGGGCGAGGTCATAACCCGCCACGGTGAGCGTCGCCCCGGCCGGGCCCGCCTTCCAGCGGTCGAAGCCATAGATACCCGCAGCCAGCGCGCCGCCGGCGAAGCCCCGCTGGTTGATCTGGAGATCGCCATTGAGCAGGAGATTGCCGCCGCTCGCCCAGGGCGTCGCCGGCAGCGAGACCTCGCCCGTCGACCGCTCGACGGTGAGCGCCTCGGTCCAGGCCGCGCCGTCGCCGCTGACTTTGAGATGCAGGTCGTCGTCGCCGGCGAGGCCGATCTCGGCGCGGCCGGAATAGCCGTCCTGGAACAGCAGGCTCGCCGTCTCGCCAGCGGCCGCCTTGTTGAGCTTGAGCTGGTGCCCGGCGCCGTCATGGTTGAACAGGCTCGCGGGCGCCTGCACCACGAAGCGCGTCGTGACGTCGGCGGTGCCGTTCACGCCCCAGAGGCTGGCGCCGAGGCTGCTGAGCGGGCTATCGCGCCGCCATTCGCTGCCGGTCCAGAGATGGTGCTCGCTCTCATCAGTGACCCAGGCCTGCCAGCCGGCGCGCGGCACCAGGAAGGTCCAGCCGCCATCCTCGAACAGCGCGACCTGGTCGGTGCGGCCGGCGAAGGCGCCCGTCGCGCCGGGCGGGATGATGAACGCCGAAAGCTCGGTCGGCGCCGCCGGCGGCGTGGCCACAGCGCGGCTGTCGACGGTGAGATGCACCAGCGCGTCGAGCCGCGTCAGGGCGTCGTTATGGGTGACGTGCTTCTGCGCCTGCCCGGCGGCGAGCAGGGGCAGGGAAAGCCGCGGCGTTGCGGTCATGGGGCCTCGCGGGGTCGGGCGCCGCCTCGGCGCCGGGGGATGCGACGCCCAGCATCGCTCCCCGCACAGGCGCCGGGGATAAACCCCCTCGCCTATCCCCGCTGCTGCCCCGTCAGAACACCCGCGGCCTCAGGCCCGCATGGAACCAGGAGATCATCGAATAGATGTCGTGGACCGGCCGCCCCGTCGCCGCCTGCACGGCCGCGGCATAGGGCGGCATGTTCGTGCACTCGAGCACGATCGCGCCCACCTCCGGATGCCGCGCCACCAGATCGAGCGCCGCATCGACGACATCCTGCCGCGCCAGATCGACATCCATGTCGTCCTTCTCGGCCTTGATCAGGACGCGGAAGAACTCGCGGCCGCCCTCCGTCCCGGTAACCGGCGTGTCGAGCGGCACGCCCACCTTCTCCAGATGCGCGGGCGTCAGGCTGCCGGCCGAGACCGTGACGACGCCGACCCGCTGGCCCGGCGGCAGCGTCGCCTGCACCCAGGGCACCTGCATCAGCGAGGAGGTCGCGACCGGCACGCCGACGGCCGCCGCGAGCTCGCGCTGGAACAGGGAGAGGAAGCCGCAGTTGGTGGTGATCGCCTCCGCCCCCAACCGCACAAGATCCTGCGCGGCGGCGACGAAGTCCGGCAGCAGCCCGGCGGCCCCCTTGAGCACGACACGGTCAGGGCTAGCCCCGCCCACCACGCGGTAGAGCACGGGGAAGGGCCAGGTGCCGCCATTGCCCATGTCGCCGAGGATTCGCGGGAAGCGCGCCTCCAGCATCAGGATGCCGAGCGGCGCGCCATAGATGGCCTTGCCGCCGCGCGCGATGCGCGGCCCCTGCGATGGTCCCGAAGCGATCGTCATGGCAGTTCCCCGCGTGATGGTGGCGACGCAGACCTAGCCCTGCCAAACGTCCGCGCCAAGGCGGCGGCGGCCCGCTCGCTATGTGACCCCGGCATGGCGCGCGAGGGTGACCCTGCGGTGCAACAGGCGTATGGATGGGCCCGGGCGTCGGAAGCGAGCGCGCCCGCGAGGGCTGAACGTGGATCATCGGCTGGCACAGGGCTGTGGCGTCCCTCTCGGCCGGGATTGCCTGAGCTGCGAGACGCGCCCCCACAGCATCTGCGCCGCCCTGCCGGAGGGCGACCTCCTCGACCTGCACGCCCTCTCGACCTCCGTCCGCTTCGGTGCGCGCGAGATGCTCATGGTCCAGGGCCAGCCTGCGGCGAGCGTCTATAACATCACCTGCGGCTGCGCCCGCCTCTACACCCTGCTGCCGGACGGACGCCGCCAGATCGTCGGCTTCGCGCTGCCGGGGGATTTCATCGGCCTGTCGCTGGCGCAGACGGCCGGTTTTTCCGCCGACGCGATCGGGCCCGTCGCGGCCTGCGCCTTTTCCCGCGCCGGATTCTCGCATTTCGTCGACGCCAGACCCGTGCTGCTGCGGCGCCTGCACGAGCAGGCGAGCCATGAACTGTCCCTGGCGCAGGAACAGCTCATGCTGATTGGCCGCCGCAATGCGCAGGAGCGGATCGTCTGCTTCCTGCTCGGCCTGCAGCAACGCTTCGCCCGCATCGGCCGCCCCTCCGTCACCGTGCCCCTGCCGATGGGCCGGCAGGACATCGCCGATTGTCTCGGCCTGACGATCGAGACGGTGAGCCGGACACTGACCAGACTGTCGCGCGAGCGCATGATCCTGCTCGTGCCGGACGGTGTACGGCTGCTGCACACCGAGCGCCTGGCCGCCATCGCAGCCGGCTGATCGGCGCGCGCCACGCCGCGCCCGCTGTTCCAGAACGGATCAGAACGGCCCGCGCCCGTCGCCGACAGCGTGCCGCCCCACCCGAAATCCAGCGTCTTCCCGCGATTCCGCCCGCGGAACAGCCCATTTTGGCGCGTTCCCATGCGGTATGCCGCTTGCGCTTCCACCGCGAAGACCAGCCCGAGAGCGAAGATCTGTGCCGCTGCCGCACAGCTCGCCCGGGCTTCGGGCGGAGGCGACGAACCGGATGAGCGTCAACGACATCGGCCTGGCCACCTATGCGGCCCGCGAGGGGCGCGCCCGCGCCTGGCGCCACTGGCTCTGGCTGGTGACCGCCGCGACCGACGCGGCGACCGTCGCCCTGATGGTGGGGCTGGTGTCGCTGGCCTATCACCTGCCGGTCTATGGCGATCCGCGGGCCGACAAAGTGACTCTTGAACTCGCCCTGATGCTGGCCGCGATCTTCGTCTTCGTGAACGCGACGCGCGGCCGCTACCAGCTGGCCAATTATCTCTCGACCAAGGGACAGATCACGTCCGCCTTCGCGGTCTGGAACCTGACCATGGTGGCCTTCGTCGCGATCCTGTTCCTGGCCAAGATCGCCGACCACTATTCGCGCGGTGTCGTCCTCGCCAGCTACCTCGCCGGCATCCCCGTCATCGCGCTCGCCCGCTCGGCGATGGTGCGGACGATCTCGATCGGCAGCAAGACGGGCCGCATCACCACCGAGCGCGTCTTCCTGATCGGCCGCGAGCCCGACGTCATGTCCTTCGTCTCGCGTCACCAGCCCTGGAACGTCGGTTTCGCCATCGTCGATGTCGCATTCCTGCGCAGCAACGACGCCCGCCGGATCAACGACCCGGCCGCCGCACTGGCCGCGGATCTGGCGAGCGCGGTGGCGAACTGCCGGAGCAAGCAGCCGGACTCCGTCTTCATCGCCCTGCCATGGTCGGACCAGGAGACCATCGATGCCTGCATCGACGCCTTCATGAACCTGCCGGTGGCGATCCACTTGACGCCCGAGCGGATCATGGACCGCTTCGACCGGCCGCTCATCATGCGCACCGGCAGCCTGACCAGCCTGCGGCTCAACCGGCCGCCACTCTCGGCGCTGGAGATCGCCCTGAAGCGGGGCTTCGATCTCGTCGCCGCCGCGCTCATCCTGGTGCTGTGCGCGCCGCTGCTCCTCCTCGTGGCCGCCCTGATCCGGCTCGACTCGCCGGGCCCGGTGCTGTTCCGCCAGCGGCGCTACGGCTTCAATCAGCAGGCCTTCCGGATCTTCAAGTTCAGGACCATGACCACCACCGACGACGGCGCCGTCATCGTCCAGGCGAAGCGCGACGACCCGCGCGTGACGCGCATCGGCCGGATCCTGCGCCGCTACAACATCGACGAGCTGCCGCAACTCCTCAACGTGCTCGCCGGCCACATGTCACTGGTCGGGCCCCGGCCGCATGCGCTGGCCCATGACCGCGCGTTCGAACGCAAGATCGCGCTCTACGCCCGGCGCCACAACGTCAAGCCCGGCATCACCGGCTGGGCCCAGGTCCACGGGCTGCGCGGCGAGACCGACACCGACGACAAGATGGCCAAGCGCGTCGCCTATGACCACTGGTACATCGACAACTGGTCGATCTGGCTCGACATCGCGATCCTGCTCAGGACGGTCCTCAGCCGGAAGGCCTTCATGAACGCGCGGTAAGGGCTCCGATTAGGAAACAAAAGAGACGTTGAGCAGGCGCCAGTCGGTAAGCCTCTCCCCAGCGACCATAACATGGTCATACCATCCGTCACCGTAAGCGACGACCGTGCCCGCCCCGTCGCGGCCGAGATATACCGCACTCCGACTCGTCGGCGGCGTGCCGGTGTCGGTGACGACCGCGACGCCGTTGCGGGCGACGGAGCGGCCGGTTCCGTCGAAGGCACAGGCGGCGGCATAGCTGCCGGTGCGCAGATCGGCCCCCGCCGCCGTGGCGAGCTGGGCCGAGCCGTCCATCAGCACCGAGAGCCGGTTCGACTGGGCGCGCAGCAGCGAAGAGGCGCCGTTGACGCCGACAATGCGGGCCGCGTTGCGCTCCAGCCTCTGGCCGCGCACCACCAGCGTCGCGGCGCTGCGCTGGAGCAGAGCCTCCAGTACCGGCGAGAACTCGGCGCTCTCGGCGGCCCGGCTCACCGCGGCGCCCGCGGTCGCGATGGAGGGCGAGGCGAAGCTGTTGGCCTCGAGCTGGGCGAGGCGGACATCGCCACTTATCGTCAGCGTGAGCGTGCCCGCCGCCGGGGTGAAGACGAGCGAGACGCGGCTTGCGGCGCCCGCCCCCGCCAGCGGCCCCGCGCTCGACGCGCCCGAAAGCGCGATGCTGCCGGTGCCGGTGAAGGAGAGCGCATAGCTCTGCGCGGTCACCGCCACGCTCTGGCTGGCCGGGGCGGCGCTGTTCAAGAGCAGATTGGCGGAGGCGCCGTTGAGCGCGAGCTGGCGGCGCCCGTTCGTCCAGTCGAAGCGCGGCTGGTCGGCGGCGAGATCGGCCCGCAGAATCCCTTGCGCATCGAGATAGGAGCGCGCCGGCCCCGAGCTGCAGGTGAAGGCGATCAGCTCGGCAAAGCTCGCCGCGCGCTTGACCCGCAGCGCCGCCGCGCTCGCCCCGGCGATGCCGGCGAGCGGAACGGTGGTGATCGCATAGCGATCGGCATTGAAATCGGCGATCGCGGCCAGCTCCGCATAGGCCGGCGCCTCGTACCAGGCGCGCGCGCCCGCGCGGTTCAGGCGGGCGAGATCGAGCGGGTCGCGCCGGCGGCGCGTCAGGGAGACGGGCTGTGCCACCATGGTCAGCCCCAATATTCCAGCGAGCCCTTGCAGGCCGTCGCCGCCCGCAGGCACAGATGCGTCGCCGCCGGCGGCAGGCGCCTCGTTCCGGGATTGAGCACGCTGCCGGCGCCGTCCGTGGCGGTGGACAGCGGCAGGGTCAGCGCCGTGTCGACGAGCCCCGCCTTGACCCGGACGTCGCCGTCGAAGGAGAGCGCGACGAAGCGCGCGCCCGCCGGCACGGCGACGCGCAGCAGCGTGTCGGCCGCCAGCACGATGTCGTGCACGGTGTCGGAGAATTGCGGCGCCTGCGCCAGGCGCCCCGCATTCAGCGGAAACTCTTCATGGAAGGAAAGCATGGTCTGGCCCCTCGCTGGTTGACGAGGGGCCAGACTAGGCCGGCCCCGGGGGACCGGGGATAAGGAGCCGGACGGCTGCGGAGGGCTGCTTATCGGAAGCGAAGCAGCACACATGCCCCTCAAGCAGCGTCCTGTCTGCCTTTCGATGCGTTGAGTGATGCACCTCGGCCGACATCCACATAGGTGAAGCCCTTGGCGCGGACCTGCTCGGCCCGATAGACGTTGCGCAGATCGACCAGGACCGGCGCGGCCATAGCGGCCTTGACGCGGTCGAAATCGAGCGCGCGGAAGATGTTCCACTCGGTCACGATCACCGCGGCATGGGCACCTTCGACGCATTCATAGGCATCGTTGCAGTAGACGACGCCACTCGGCAGCATCGCCTTGGCCTGCTCCATCCCCTCCGGGTCGAAGGCGCGGATGGTGGCGCCGCCGTCCTGCAGGGCCGTGACGATCGACAGCGACGGTGCATCACGCATGTCGTCCGTATTCGGCTTGAAGGTGAGGCCGAGCACGGCGATCGTCTTGCCGCGGACCGAGCCGCCGCAGGCGGCGACGACCTTCTTCGCCATGGCCCGCTTGCGCAGGTCGTTCACCGAGACGACGGCCTCGACGATCCGCGACGGGGTGCCGTAGTCCTGCGCCGTCTTGATCAGGGCCAGCGTGTCCTTCGGGAAGCAGGAGCCGCCATAGCCGGGGCCGGCATGCAGGAACTTGCTGCCGATGCGGTTGTCGAGCCCCATGCCGCGGGCGACGTCCTGGACATTCGCGCCAACCTGCTCGCAGAGATCCGCCATCTCGTTGATGAAGGTGATCTTCGTCGCCAGGAAGGCGTTGGCCGCGTATTTCGTCAGTTCGGCGGTGCGCCGGCTGGTGTTCAGGATCGGCGCGCTGTTGAGGTAGAGCGGCCGGTAGACATCGGCCATCAGCGCCTGGGCGCGCAGATCGTCCGTGCCGATGACGATACGGTCCGGCCGCTTGAAATCGTCGATGGCCGCGCCCTCGCGCAGGAACTCCGGATTGGACACGACGGCGAAATCGGCATCGGGACGCAGTTCGCGGATGATCCGCTCGACCTCGTCGCCGGTCCCCACCGGAACGGTCGATTTGGTGACGATGACGGTATAGCCATTGAGCGACTGGGCGATCTCGCGCGCCGCCGCATAGACATAGGACAGGTCGGCGAAGCCGTCGCCGCGACGCGACGGCGTCCCCACCGCAATGAACACCGCGTCAGCCCTGGCGACCGGCCCCGCCAGATCGGTGGTGAAGGAGAGCCGGCCCGCCTCCGAGTTGCTGCGCACCAGTTCCGAGAGGCCGGGCTCGAAGATCGGGATTTCGCCCTGCTTCAGCGCCGCGATCTTGCTCTCGACCTTGTCGACGCAGACGACCTCGTGCCCGAAATCCGCGAAACATGCGCCGGACACCAGCCCGACATAACCTGATCCGACCATGACGATCTTCATCGGAGTCTCCCTAACGTCGCTCCAAGCCAGTCTTGATTCGGGCGGATGCATCGGTGGTCGCGCCGAAACCCGTCGTCGCGTTACCGATCACGGCCCCCATCACGCGGGCGCCGGTGTCACCCGTTTACGCTCTTGCGTAGATGTCCTCGATCCGAATGATGTCGTCCTCGCCGGTATAGCTGCCGACCTGGACCTCGATCAGTTCGAGCTCGATCTTGCCGGGGTTGCACAGCCGATGCGCGCATCCGATCGGAAGATAGATCGACTCGTTCTCGTGAATGTGGCTGACGCTGCCGTCCAGCGTCACCTCCGCCGTGCCGCGCACCACGACCCAGTGCTCCGAACGGTGGAAATGCTTCTGCAGGCTGAGCTTGGCACCGGGCTTCACATTGATGCGCTTCACCTGGAAGCGGGAGCCGATGTCGATCCGCTGGTACCAGCCCCAGGGGCGGTAGATCCGCAGATGTTCGGTCGCCTCGGGGCGGCCTTGCTGCTTCAGCGTCTCGACCAGCCGCTTCACATGCGGCGCCGCTGATTTGGACGCCACCAGCACCGCGTCGCGCGTCGCGACCACCACCATGTCCGTCAGCCCGATCGTGGTCAGCAGCATCTCGTCGCTGCGCAGGAGCGAGTTGGTGGTGTCGAGTGCGACCACAGGACCGCGCAGCACGTTGCCGTCGCCATCCTTGTCCATCACCTCATGGATCGAGTCCCAGGCGCCGATGTCCGACCAGTCGAACCCGGCCGCGATCACCCCCGCATGCTGCGTCTTCTCCATGACGGCATAGTCGATCGAGATCCGCGGGGCCCGGCCGAAGGCGCGGCCATCGAGGCGGATGAAGTCGAGGTCGGTGGTCGCGCCGTCGAGCGCCTCGCGCGCCGCCGCGATGACATCGGGGGCAAAGCGGGTCAGCTCCTCGATCATCGTCGGGGCGGCGAAAACGAAGTTGCCGCTGTTCCACAGGAAGCCCTGGTCAAGATAGCCCTGCGCCGTCGCGGCATCGGGCTTCTCCACGAAGCGCTTCAGCCGCTTTGTCCGGGCGTCGCCGAGAGCCTCGCCCGCCTCGATGTAACCATAGGCCACAGAGGGCGCCGTCGGCACGATGCCGAGCGTCACGATCAGCCCGGTCGCGGCGAACTCCGCCGCTGCCAGCGCGTCAGCCCGGAAAGCGGCGGCGTTCTCGACGACATGGTCGGCCGCCAGCGCGACGGCCACGGCATCGGGCGCGACGCGGCTCGCGAGCAGGGCCCCGACCGCGATGGCGGCAGCGGAATCACGTCG
Proteins encoded in this region:
- a CDS encoding aspartate/glutamate racemase family protein produces the protein MTIASGPSQGPRIARGGKAIYGAPLGILMLEARFPRILGDMGNGGTWPFPVLYRVVGGASPDRVVLKGAAGLLPDFVAAAQDLVRLGAEAITTNCGFLSLFQRELAAAVGVPVATSSLMQVPWVQATLPPGQRVGVVTVSAGSLTPAHLEKVGVPLDTPVTGTEGGREFFRVLIKAEKDDMDVDLARQDVVDAALDLVARHPEVGAIVLECTNMPPYAAAVQAATGRPVHDIYSMISWFHAGLRPRVF
- a CDS encoding Crp/Fnr family transcriptional regulator codes for the protein MDHRLAQGCGVPLGRDCLSCETRPHSICAALPEGDLLDLHALSTSVRFGAREMLMVQGQPAASVYNITCGCARLYTLLPDGRRQIVGFALPGDFIGLSLAQTAGFSADAIGPVAACAFSRAGFSHFVDARPVLLRRLHEQASHELSLAQEQLMLIGRRNAQERIVCFLLGLQQRFARIGRPSVTVPLPMGRQDIADCLGLTIETVSRTLTRLSRERMILLVPDGVRLLHTERLAAIAAG
- a CDS encoding undecaprenyl-phosphate glucose phosphotransferase; translation: MSVNDIGLATYAAREGRARAWRHWLWLVTAATDAATVALMVGLVSLAYHLPVYGDPRADKVTLELALMLAAIFVFVNATRGRYQLANYLSTKGQITSAFAVWNLTMVAFVAILFLAKIADHYSRGVVLASYLAGIPVIALARSAMVRTISIGSKTGRITTERVFLIGREPDVMSFVSRHQPWNVGFAIVDVAFLRSNDARRINDPAAALAADLASAVANCRSKQPDSVFIALPWSDQETIDACIDAFMNLPVAIHLTPERIMDRFDRPLIMRTGSLTSLRLNRPPLSALEIALKRGFDLVAAALILVLCAPLLLLVAALIRLDSPGPVLFRQRRYGFNQQAFRIFKFRTMTTTDDGAVIVQAKRDDPRVTRIGRILRRYNIDELPQLLNVLAGHMSLVGPRPHALAHDRAFERKIALYARRHNVKPGITGWAQVHGLRGETDTDDKMAKRVAYDHWYIDNWSIWLDIAILLRTVLSRKAFMNAR
- a CDS encoding UDP-glucose dehydrogenase family protein produces the protein MKIVMVGSGYVGLVSGACFADFGHEVVCVDKVESKIAALKQGEIPIFEPGLSELVRSNSEAGRLSFTTDLAGPVARADAVFIAVGTPSRRGDGFADLSYVYAAAREIAQSLNGYTVIVTKSTVPVGTGDEVERIIRELRPDADFAVVSNPEFLREGAAIDDFKRPDRIVIGTDDLRAQALMADVYRPLYLNSAPILNTSRRTAELTKYAANAFLATKITFINEMADLCEQVGANVQDVARGMGLDNRIGSKFLHAGPGYGGSCFPKDTLALIKTAQDYGTPSRIVEAVVSVNDLRKRAMAKKVVAACGGSVRGKTIAVLGLTFKPNTDDMRDAPSLSIVTALQDGGATIRAFDPEGMEQAKAMLPSGVVYCNDAYECVEGAHAAVIVTEWNIFRALDFDRVKAAMAAPVLVDLRNVYRAEQVRAKGFTYVDVGRGASLNASKGRQDAA
- a CDS encoding mannose-1-phosphate guanylyltransferase/mannose-6-phosphate isomerase is translated as MTLILPVIMAGGAGTRLWPLSRDSMPKQFIALLEDDLSTFQATLLRVKGAPFLPPIVITNHEFRFIVAEQMQVVGVEGQIVLEPERRDSAAAIAVGALLASRVAPDAVAVALAADHVVENAAAFRADALAAAEFAATGLIVTLGIVPTAPSVAYGYIEAGEALGDARTKRLKRFVEKPDAATAQGYLDQGFLWNSGNFVFAAPTMIEELTRFAPDVIAAAREALDGATTDLDFIRLDGRAFGRAPRISIDYAVMEKTQHAGVIAAGFDWSDIGAWDSIHEVMDKDGDGNVLRGPVVALDTTNSLLRSDEMLLTTIGLTDMVVVATRDAVLVASKSAAPHVKRLVETLKQQGRPEATEHLRIYRPWGWYQRIDIGSRFQVKRINVKPGAKLSLQKHFHRSEHWVVVRGTAEVTLDGSVSHIHENESIYLPIGCAHRLCNPGKIELELIEVQVGSYTGEDDIIRIEDIYARA